One Miscanthus floridulus cultivar M001 chromosome 11, ASM1932011v1, whole genome shotgun sequence DNA window includes the following coding sequences:
- the LOC136493167 gene encoding 21 kDa protein-like gives MRLPRRRHLVLLARLVVLLVVAASASTDSAAAVSPGMAVDFVRRSCLSTEYPRVCESTLVPCAAGVGRSPRRLARAALVVGADRARNCSAYIHGADSGSGGAMKDCAELARDAEERLRQSAAEMERMGRAGTPRFAWSLSNVQTWASAALTDTSTCLDSLAQHQARGGGKDSDDAVRVKRRVVAVAQATSNALVLVNRLQPAPHRQRLL, from the coding sequence ATGAGgctcccgcgccgccgccaccttgtCCTGCTCGCCCGCCTCGTGGTCCTCCTCGTCGTCGCCGCCTCCGCGTCGACGGATTCCGCCGCGGCGGTGTCCCCGGGCATGGCGGTGGACTTCGTGCGGCGGTCGTGCCTGTCGACGGAGTACCCACGCGTGTGCGAGAGCACGCTGGTGCCCTGCGCGGCGGGCGTGGGGCGCAGCCCGCGGCGGCTGGCGCGGGCGGCGCTGGTGGTGGGCGCCGACCGCGCGCGCAACTGCTCCGCCTACATCCACGGCGCCgacagcggcagcggcggggcGATGAAGGACTGCGCGGAGCTGGCGCGCGACGCGGAGGAGCGGCTGCGGCAGTCCGCGGCGGAGATGGAGCGGATGGGCCGCGCCGGCACGCCGCGCTTCGCCTGGTCCCTCAGCAACGTCCAGACCTGGGCCAGCGCCGCGCTCACAGATACCTCCACCTGCCTCGACTCCCTCGCGCAGCACCAGGCCCGCGGCGGTGGCAAGGACAGCGACGACGCCGTCAGGGTGAAGAGGAGGGTGGTGGCCGTCGCGCAGGCCACCAGCAACGCGCTCGTGCTCGTCAACAGGCTCCAGCCGGCGCCGCACCGGCAGAGGCTCCTGTGA